In Aquimarina sp. TRL1, a single window of DNA contains:
- a CDS encoding HIT family protein, which translates to MASIFTKIINGEIPCYKIAEDEHFFSFLDINPNAQGHALCIPKKEVDKIFDLDEETYQGLMNFSRKIAIAIEKTVSCKRVGMAVVGLEVPHVHVHLIPLNDMREMTFQHKVSMQKEEFMALAEAIRANL; encoded by the coding sequence ATGGCCTCAATATTTACAAAAATTATCAATGGAGAAATCCCTTGTTACAAAATTGCAGAAGACGAACACTTTTTTTCTTTTTTAGATATAAATCCTAATGCTCAGGGACATGCATTGTGTATCCCTAAAAAAGAGGTGGATAAGATATTTGATTTAGACGAAGAAACATATCAGGGATTGATGAATTTTTCAAGGAAAATAGCAATTGCTATAGAAAAAACAGTGTCTTGTAAGCGTGTTGGAATGGCTGTAGTAGGATTAGAAGTGCCACATGTGCACGTGCATCTGATTCCGCTTAATGATATGAGAGAAATGACATTTCAGCATAAGGTGTCTATGCAAAAAGAAGAATTCATGGCGCTGGCAGAAGCAATACGAGCAAACCTGTAA
- the greA gene encoding transcription elongation factor GreA — MSKVSYYTAEGLKKLRDELNHLKDIERPKASQAIAEARDKGDLSENAEYDAAKEAQGLLEMKISKLEETLSGARLIDESQLDISKALIHSTVKIKNQTNGAEMIYKLVAQSEANLKQGKISVDSPIGKGLLGKSVGDVAEIQVPNGIMKFDVIEISRE; from the coding sequence ATGAGCAAAGTATCTTATTATACTGCGGAAGGATTAAAAAAATTAAGAGATGAATTAAATCATCTCAAAGATATAGAACGTCCTAAAGCTTCTCAGGCGATTGCAGAAGCCCGCGATAAAGGGGATTTAAGTGAAAACGCAGAATACGATGCTGCGAAAGAAGCACAGGGACTTTTGGAAATGAAAATATCGAAGCTGGAAGAAACCTTATCAGGAGCAAGGTTGATAGATGAATCACAATTGGATATTTCTAAAGCATTGATACATTCTACAGTAAAAATTAAAAATCAGACAAATGGAGCCGAAATGATATATAAACTAGTGGCTCAGAGTGAAGCGAACCTTAAACAAGGAAAAATCTCTGTAGATTCTCCTATTGGAAAAGGGCTGCTGGGAAAAAGTGTAGGAGACGTAGCTGAGATTCAGGTTCCGAATGGAATTATGAAGTTTGATGTGATTGAAATTTCCAGAGAATAA